The Quercus lobata isolate SW786 chromosome 4, ValleyOak3.0 Primary Assembly, whole genome shotgun sequence genome segment ctaATGAATTGTCACTACAAACAATGCTTGATCACTCAAGCTGTCAACCTTCACCCACTTGTATTTAAATTTGCTTCCCTCTATAGTGCACCTTTCTAATTTTAGAACTGTGAACCTAAATGTCACATAGGAGTTATCCTTGATGCCTTCTTTATCAAATTCATCTGTAGTTTCCTCATCCTCAAAATCATCTTCAATGTCTTCATCATAGGATTCATTTTCTTCATGGTCAGAGTCCTTTACAAAGCTATCTCTTATTGAATAACAATGACCTCCTTgtatttgagaaaaataaatatagaaaaaaatctCCTGGTCTACAGCATTAAATTTTCCCTTATAGAACAAAATGTCATCATTACATTGTGGACAAATTTTAATATCAATTCAACTTTATATCTTTTTCCTGGTCTAGTGAAGGACAATATTCTACAATCACCACGGATTGCAAAGATTACACAATCATGGTCATATTCATGAGTAATCATATTGCCAGCAAAAGTTATATTTAGGCGGAAGACTGTCATCAACTCCTTGACAGAACAACCATCCGAACAAAGATATCACAGACAACTTCAAGCTCAAGTTTGTAATTGTATTCATGACAAAAGGTAGGTTGAGGTGAAAGACTTCTTAGGTGTTTAGATAACCGACGAAAGAGATTAATCTGTAATCAATTTGTATACCGATCAACCGTCTAAAAGATGTTGCAAAGCATTTACTTCCAACAACCTAAGGCAAgttgaaaacataaaatttagtATCTAATAAGTTGCGAAAGCAACGTGTCTGACTTTCTCTATTATTGGCTCTATTGCtttgttcattttcttctcCAAGCATAAGCCAAGGATAGCTATGAGGTAATGAAGGTTTTCCAATGAATAAACACTTGATACTCATGACTTACAGACAGCTCCAACAATGAATATCTTTTTTTGATGATGATATATCATCAAGGAAAGATTTTCGACACATTATTTCAGAGGGGACATCATGTGGAAGATCAGCGCATGTAGACATCTTAATAAGTTTTTTATGCTGTACAAGGctgaaaaataattatatacaaacaaaattttggattcAATAAAAGTGTAAAATGATAGATTTAGAAATTGAGGCAGGTCCTTAACTAAATCATAACTTCTTAGCTCCACAACTACATAAGCACATCctaagaaaaacaattttgcaCACATTCACTAGCTTATTTGATAAAGTCACTGCCCATGTCAAACCCTCCAATCAAAAAGGTATAAAATGCCTTGTGTAAAATAGATACAACTAGATATAATGCAATTGATGCTCTATGCAGTCAATGAAAATGATGAACTGTCACCCACAAACAATGCTTGATCACCTAAACTATCAACCTTCAACCATTTGTATTTAAACTCACTTCCCTCTTGAGTACGTCATTCTAATTTTAGAACTGTGAACCTAAATGTCACGTAGGGTTATCATTATCATTGACTCCTTTTTTATCATATTGATCTTTAGTCTCCTCACACTCAACATCATCTTCAGAGTCCTCATCCTCAAAATTATCTTTAGAGACTTCACCCTCAAAATCAACTTCATTGGATTCATTTTCCTTGCCGTTGGAGTACTCTTTATAGTACTTAtttatcctaaaataaaaatgacctCCCTTTCCCCTCTTCTTGTGGCCAAAATTgactatttaaaaattatatatatatatatatatatatatatatattacaatatcACACTATATAGTAAACTAAAAAGAATACTATTCATATATGCTTTTCacaaaaaagaatacatgttctcgataaattaaaataaataagaacagGAGTTTAGTAACGTTCAAAGTATagatgaaaacaataaaaagatcAATAAAGTTTGCCTCAAAGCTAATATTGTTCTAGGGACACAAAATATCAGAGcaattttttgtgtatgtatgtatccACTAACCAGAACCACCAATGGTTGGTTAATTTATAAGAGCTTAATTAAGCTAAGGGAAAGAATAGAATTTTGCTAATTTTGCTCGTGACAGAAACTTAACCACATATAAGAGGACTTTGTTGAAGGCAGAACTCGGGTTGttaaagaggaagagaggggcTGCATTTCTTATGTTCTCAATTTGGGATGCTCAAGGACTGTATCCATATATTGGCCCTGCAATATAGCATCCAGTAGTCTTGCATATCCATATTCTGGCACTGCAATATACCATCTATTTGTAGGAATCATAGTTTTGTTAAGATTTATACTAAGCCCAGCAGAAGTTATCccaataaaaacaattttttacttaaataattaaaatgataattaatgCCTTTTGCACCAATAGGCAAAATTCAAATTGACTTGCCCTATCATCCTTCATTTCATTGCAATGAAAATAATtcactaaaaacataaaaatgaagaGAACCTATAGATTGTAGCAATTAACATGTAGAGTGCATTTTAtggactaaataaaataaaatattgagaaaCTAAGGTGGGTCCTTTATTGTAGCATAACTTCAAAGCTTCAAACTACGTACACACAtcttaaaaacaaacaattttgcACACACTCACTAACTTATTTGATACACTTCACATGTACCAAAGTGGGGAACAAAAGAAGGAAAGGGATTGGCCTGAGTAATGTGGCATAAAACTGGCATCTTCCATTCTGTACACGCCCATGTCGAACCCTCCACCATTACGGGTACAATTAAAATGGGTTAAATCGTCATCAGTAAAATAGATACAATTAGGTTTGATTCCATTGAGGCTCGATGCAGTCAATGACAATGATGAACTGTTACCCACAAACAATGCTTGATCACCCAAGCTATCAACCTTCACCCATTTGTATTTAAATATACTTCCCTCTTGAGTAcatctttttaatttatgaactgTGAACCCAATTGTCACATAAGGGTTATCATTTTTAGCAAATCCTTCTTCATCAGATTCATCTTTAGAGTCCTCATCCTCAATAGCATTCTCAGAGTCCTCATTCTCAAAATCATCTTCAGAGTCTTCATCACTGGATTCACTTTCACTGTAATCAGAGTCTGAGTCGGAGTCCTCTTCATAAGAAAAGTCATTTAACCTAGAATAAAATTGACCTCCCCGAAAGCGTGTAACAAACAAAAGGTCTCCCGATGATTCAACAATATACTTTTGGATATGaatttggattttcaaattgatttctTCTGGAGGAGGCGCAACAACTTTAGCCTTGAGCTTTTTGTTATCATCAATGCGACAAACAACAAGCGTACCATCAAAATGTACAGCATAAAACTTACCCTTGTAGAATGCAATGTCAGCATAGCGTTTTCGAGTATTTGTTATATCCACCCAAGCTTTATATCCTGGTCTAGTGAAGGCCAATTGCTGATATTCACCATAGATTACCATGACTACGCAATCACAATCGCATTCACGAGTTGCTGGGTTCCAAGGACTCCTTGACAAAACAACCTTTTTAAGAAACATTCTACGAAGACGTTCAGGCGTGACTTTGAATTCATACTGACAGCGAAAGGTAGCGACGGGTGGAAGACATAATAGGTATTTAGAGAACGGATGCAACAGGTTGATCTGTAAATCGGTTCCTATAGTAAGCAACCATCCAAAAGATGCTCCAAAGCATCGTCTTCCAGCAACCTCAGGCAGCTTGAAATAGTGAACTTTAGCATTTCGTAAGTTGAAGAAGCCACGCGTCCTACTTTCTTCATCATTGATTTTTTCACTTTGTTCGCTTTCCTCTGCAAGCATAAGCCAAGGACAACTAGGAGGTAATGGGAGTTTCTCCACTGATTTAAGAAGCGAGTGCCATGACTTGCATACAGCACTGGAGATGATGGTATCATCAGAACATAGTCGACACATTATTTGGAAGAAGACATCACATGGAAGATCAGCCCACTTTGACATCTTGCTAATCTGGAATACAGAAAAACAATAATGAAAAGTTAAGGATGTCTACAactgaaaaaagaaatacagTAACATTCAAAGtaaagatgaaaaatattttaaaagatcAATAGAGTTTGCCTTGCATGGAAGGCTGATAATAATATTGTTCTAAAAACATCAAATAATAGAGCTTCATtatcattaatattttgtttgtgCGTATATGTAGTACAAACTAACAGATGATTACTTGAATCCTACAATTATTTTCCTATAACCATGTTAAATCCACCTTCTGAGGCATAAAGACTTTATTTTTGCATAGCAcgattttccttctttttttatttttagagagaaagatTGAAATTAAACTAACATAAGAACAAGAATACTTATACTGAGGAAAAactgagaaagaaaagaaatttagaCATACCCACTTCTGAATTTTTGTTTCGTTGAAGAGAGAGGAGTTTGATCTTTGAGTTccagatttgttttgtttttggtaatttGGTTAGATCTGCTGCAACTGTATTTGTATTTATAGGGCGTGTTCAGTTCACAGTTCTGGTCGAACTAGGATATTAGGATTCCTAATTTGGGTCGGATCATTCAACAAGATCTGGgcctatatatttatataagatgAACTCTCAAAAAGCCCAGTAGGTTTGGTCTCAATTCTGGTAGATTGTACAGCGGCTACAGCCCAGTAATATATTCAAGGTCTCCATCATATTGTTACAAAAGGGCCCTTCGTATGCCATGAAGCCACCCATGGTGCACTTCTTTTAATAATATgtattattatttcaaaaaattttgggtttaattttttactttttaaattcaatttttttttcattattttagtataagatcctactttttttattttagatattcACTTTACAAAATCCCCTACATcagattatattttttatactacatttcattaatatcaatttttaattgtttcttttttttatacataacaACTATCATCtactttattcattttatcCCTTAGgtatgtaaaataataattaaaaactaaatagaaaatgaatagtgccaatataaatttacattgttattgtagtaaccatgtatttttacacaattttgcatAGTGTGGGTGAATTTTGAGCTTGGTTAGCTAAGTGTGATCCTTTTTCTACTATATAAGTACTGATGTGAGTACTCTAACGGAGCTTTCCAACATGAGGGCCCTTTGATATATCATGGTGCACTTCTtttaatgtattattttaaaattttaaggtttAATAGGTTACTTTTTTAAATTACGAGCAAGGGGGAACTTGAGTCTTTCATGGAGAAAAGCCtaagttggaattttttttttaagctccCAATGGAACTCCTATTAGAGAATCAAGTTCTTCACATTCAAACTCAATTCTTAAAAATTCGAGTTCCAAATGAGGCTACATAACTAGTATGTGCCATGTAACGAATAAATTTGGAAAACataataatggaaaaaaaaaaaagtcccaaaacttgggttgtaacttgtaaggcgTTCTTCTTGTTCTATGTCAAGAATAATTTTGTATGCAGAGCCTagctctaaaattttttttttgaaataattctttattttccttctttttctatCTATGCTAGACCCCCCCCCCTACTCCTAAAGTTCCCATACATATGAagtcttagagcattcacagtagAGGTGTTAAAATAGCTAAAAATCTATTTAACACCTCAAACACCTCAAATGTTATTTATCAGTGATGCCAAGCTAACAATTTTTAGCAACTTGCTACATTTTTTAATCTTGTGTCTCTCTTCTaagaaataatttagaagaaataGAGTCTTGTATGTAAACCACCAAATTatgcccaaaacaaaaaatttcatagtCATTGTTTCGGTATGAAATAGAGTCCAAGagaatgatatttttgtttaaccACAACCATCtttatataagaaaatgaaaggGTGATATCTCACCATTTTGTTCAACTCATTAACAAAACTGCAATGAATCATCTATAAtgacttttcagttttcagcctCCTTAAAGCTTCTAATATACATTATCTGTCCAAATATAGTAAGAAATATATCATTTGCCCCAAATACCAAGTACCCTCCCTGGAACTCTCACTGTGTATTTCTTAAGAACTTGCTAAATACATATTAAGAAAATGTCCCACACAAGGGACATTTCTACCACAATGAACCTCCAATCCAAGTGACGCAAATTCGTCAACAAATAATTAAGCATTGCCCTTGTAGTAATCAACCACggtaattatttcttaaaaaaaaaaaaaaaaccacggtATTTAAGGCctgaaagaaaatttcaaaacaatattgTGTGAGACTCAGTGTAGTTGATGCCGTACTGGTACCGGCTGTACCGTACTAGTATGTATACTAGTATCGAAACGCCAATGTTTCGTACTGGTTTAAATACCAGCCATATCGGCCAATTTCGAGTAATATCGGCCGGTACCGGCCGATACagaaaaaagcttttttttttttttttttagttttgtaatttttgaatttttgtaagggaagaatggtaacttatttgcattaacttattagtattatttgttttcttagtatgcaatgaacaaaagctttatattttttatattgtgtttttttttttcttttaattgatgctaaagtctaaaaccatgaataatttgttatgaattgaagtaatgttttatggtaaaattttatatttattatattttatggGTTTATGTTCTTTGGGTTCATATTCAATCTATGTTCCCACttctcaaatttgaatttatgttttttttctctaatattGACAAATCTAAGGTGGCATTTTTCTaatgtcaataaaaaaaattattattttagttgccATGTCAGCTTCAAGCGTGACAACAAAACACACCATTTGCCATATAGGCATTTTTCATTAGTGACTTAACGATAAAGACCAAATTAAttgcaagttaaaaataacaaggatcaaattgattgctaccaaaatataaggactaaatTAACTCTAACCCCAAAATGTATGGatcaaaatggtgttttcgccATGGTAACAAGCTAGTATTATAACTATTGTTATCGTTATTGTGTCATGTGTCAGAtatatttccctttttttttccttaactttCTCTAGCCCTCTATTTGTGAACTGTGAAGAGGGGTAGGTGATGCAAAAATTCGCTTAAAATTATCCCAAATTCCATTGCAtattttagatttaattttagttaggttgttaggtttttattttttatttttttaatttaaatattcaagTTATATCTTTTGAAGAGCTCGACTATATTAACTGtaacattttgtttatttgaataaaatatagtatt includes the following:
- the LOC115987887 gene encoding F-box protein At2g17690-like; the protein is MSKWADLPCDVFFQIMCRLCSDDTIISSAVCKSWHSLLKSVEKLPLPPSCPWLMLAEESEQSEKINDEESRTRGFFNLRNAKVHYFKLPEVAGRRCFGASFGWLLTIGTDLQINLLHPFSKYLLCLPPVATFRCQYEFKVTPERLRRMFLKKVVLSRSPWNPATRECDCDCVVMVIYGEYQQLAFTRPGYKAWVDITNTRKRYADIAFYKGKFYAVHFDGTLVVCRIDDNKKLKAKVVAPPPEEINLKIQIHIQKYIVESSGDLLFVTRFRGGQFYSRLNDFSYEEDSDSDSDYSESESSDEDSEDDFENEDSENAIEDEDSKDESDEEGFAKNDNPYVTIGFTVHKLKRCTQEGSIFKYKWVKVDSLGDQALFVGNSSSLSLTASSLNGIKPNCIYFTDDDLTHFNCTRNGGGFDMGVYRMEDASFMPHYSGQSLSFFCSPLWYM